From a single Cytophagales bacterium WSM2-2 genomic region:
- a CDS encoding sugar phosphate isomerase, which yields MDKLSNNQTRREFLQTSAGLLAASLAGSAFVPKTPRYLSFSTLGCPDWTFKQIADFAARQYYQGLEIRGIKRQLDLTQCPEFSKTNIPSTLQLMRDNNLKFADLGSSATLHFSEPVERKKNIDEGKKFIDLAHELSCPNVRVFPNLFPKDQEKKATIDLIVKGLLELGEFAKGSDVNVLIESHGDLLSIADLEEVMKAATHPNVGMIWDVTNMWIKTHESPKAAYERLKTYIRHTHIKDAKMVGEKIVYTRLGQGKVPIFEAIDILLKDGYKGYYSFEWEKLWHPELEEPALAIAEYARVMKKHFKQFS from the coding sequence ATGGATAAACTAAGTAACAATCAAACCCGAAGAGAATTCTTACAAACATCCGCTGGATTATTGGCAGCCTCCCTGGCCGGTTCCGCATTTGTTCCCAAGACCCCGCGGTATTTGTCTTTTTCAACACTGGGCTGCCCGGACTGGACGTTCAAACAGATTGCGGATTTTGCCGCAAGACAATATTATCAAGGATTGGAAATCCGGGGAATCAAGCGCCAGCTTGACCTGACCCAATGCCCGGAATTCAGCAAGACGAATATTCCTTCCACCCTGCAACTCATGCGCGACAATAACCTGAAATTTGCCGACCTGGGGTCTTCGGCCACATTACATTTTTCAGAACCCGTGGAGCGGAAGAAAAACATCGATGAAGGCAAAAAATTTATCGACCTGGCGCATGAACTCAGCTGCCCTAATGTGCGGGTGTTCCCCAACCTCTTTCCCAAAGACCAGGAGAAGAAAGCAACCATCGATCTTATTGTGAAAGGATTACTCGAACTGGGCGAATTTGCCAAAGGAAGTGATGTGAACGTTCTCATCGAATCGCATGGCGACCTTTTGTCGATAGCTGACCTGGAAGAAGTGATGAAAGCAGCCACACACCCGAATGTCGGGATGATCTGGGACGTGACCAACATGTGGATCAAAACGCACGAGTCACCAAAAGCAGCTTATGAAAGACTAAAGACATACATCCGGCACACGCACATCAAAGATGCCAAGATGGTAGGTGAAAAAATTGTATACACCCGGCTGGGGCAAGGGAAGGTTCCGATCTTTGAAGCGATCGATATCTTATTAAAAGACGGGTACAAAGGTTACTACTCCTTCGAGTGGGAAAAACTATGGCACCCCGAACTGGAAGAGCCCGCGCTGGCCATTGCTGAGTATGCCCGGGTAATGAAAAAACATTTTAAGCAATTCTCCTGA